In one Sphingobacterium daejeonense genomic region, the following are encoded:
- a CDS encoding S9 family peptidase → MNLKNLFSVLLVLLVILSCKQEQNSQETIPIEDFFVKPERTSFRLSPDGSKVAYLGIHDHCKNIFILDLKQPDSSKQLTYQVNLNVQNFFWLNDKKIIFSNTQSASDSLRMFQIDVETENRKPLFAPEKSRLRWVYPIVEKNGSLLVGMNKRDSSLFDLYRVFLDGRKPEMIHQNPGNVMNWVGAPDGVVRIALTSDSVQESLLYRKNDGLPFKEVMKNDFETIFVPLGFVKNSDKNVYALSNQNRDKMALVEFDAENGKEIRSIYENKMGDLGVEGYSADLQEMLYTTSFIDKYQKKIFNASYEQVYQKLKKKFADSEIGFLDSDTSLNGFVVRIYSDIHPGETYYYNKSEDKLELLNEENPKLKNLEFNQMEEVNFLSRDNKDIHAYITYPKGKRKNSPVVVLVHDGPNRRAEWGFDPEVQFLANRGYTVFQVNYRGSIGYGKEFWTAGFKEWGGKIQSDITDGVAWLIHQGIADKDKIAIMGTGFGGYSALYAAAFDPSLYKCAISSSGYSNLFTYFREIPPHLKHYVQLFYRIIGNPEKEPELFQAISPIFHADKVRIPVLFFQGGKDKYSSVTDANQFVGKLKSNEIPVRYIFKKEEGKRFRNEENVVEYYQEIDKFLAQYLK, encoded by the coding sequence ATGAATTTAAAAAACTTGTTCTCGGTTCTGTTAGTGTTGTTGGTAATTCTTTCGTGTAAGCAAGAACAGAATAGTCAGGAGACTATACCTATTGAGGATTTCTTTGTTAAACCTGAACGGACTTCTTTTCGGTTGTCTCCTGATGGAAGCAAAGTTGCCTATTTAGGAATTCATGATCACTGCAAAAACATCTTTATTTTAGACCTCAAACAACCCGATTCATCAAAACAACTTACCTATCAGGTGAATTTGAATGTGCAAAATTTCTTCTGGTTGAATGACAAAAAAATTATCTTCTCAAATACCCAATCTGCATCCGATAGTTTAAGGATGTTCCAGATTGATGTAGAAACAGAAAATAGAAAACCATTGTTCGCGCCTGAAAAATCAAGGCTGAGATGGGTGTATCCTATTGTAGAAAAGAATGGAAGCCTTTTGGTGGGAATGAACAAAAGAGATTCATCCTTGTTTGATTTATATCGGGTGTTCTTGGATGGAAGAAAACCTGAAATGATACACCAAAACCCGGGAAATGTAATGAATTGGGTAGGAGCACCAGATGGTGTAGTCAGAATTGCACTCACAAGTGACAGTGTCCAGGAATCCCTTCTTTACAGGAAAAATGATGGACTCCCGTTTAAAGAAGTTATGAAAAATGATTTTGAAACCATCTTCGTGCCATTGGGATTTGTCAAAAACTCAGACAAAAATGTGTATGCTTTGTCAAATCAAAACAGAGATAAAATGGCGCTCGTCGAATTTGACGCTGAAAATGGAAAAGAAATCAGAAGCATCTATGAAAATAAAATGGGGGATTTAGGTGTAGAAGGATATTCAGCAGATCTACAAGAAATGCTGTACACCACCTCTTTTATCGATAAATATCAAAAGAAAATTTTCAATGCCTCATATGAGCAGGTTTATCAAAAACTCAAAAAGAAATTTGCTGATTCAGAAATTGGTTTCTTAGATAGCGATACCAGTTTAAACGGCTTTGTCGTTCGCATTTACAGTGATATACATCCTGGTGAAACATATTATTACAATAAATCCGAAGACAAACTAGAATTGCTGAATGAGGAAAATCCTAAACTGAAAAATTTGGAATTTAACCAAATGGAAGAGGTGAATTTTCTTTCTAGAGACAATAAAGACATTCACGCTTACATCACCTATCCTAAAGGAAAGCGAAAAAACAGTCCTGTAGTAGTTTTGGTTCATGATGGTCCAAATAGGCGTGCAGAATGGGGCTTTGATCCTGAAGTACAATTCTTGGCAAACAGAGGATATACTGTCTTTCAAGTTAATTATAGAGGGTCAATTGGGTATGGTAAAGAATTTTGGACAGCGGGGTTCAAGGAATGGGGTGGAAAGATACAATCTGATATCACGGATGGTGTTGCTTGGTTGATCCATCAAGGAATCGCCGACAAAGATAAAATCGCTATTATGGGAACCGGGTTTGGAGGTTATTCCGCTTTATATGCCGCAGCTTTCGACCCATCATTGTACAAATGTGCTATCTCATCATCAGGATATAGCAACCTGTTTACCTATTTCAGAGAAATTCCGCCACACCTCAAACATTATGTGCAACTTTTCTATAGAATAATTGGTAATCCAGAAAAAGAACCCGAGCTTTTTCAAGCAATTTCTCCTATATTCCATGCAGATAAAGTTCGAATCCCTGTTTTATTCTTCCAAGGGGGCAAGGATAAATACAGCTCTGTAACTGATGCAAACCAGTTTGTAGGAAAACTGAAAAGCAACGAGATTCCAGTGCGGTATATTTTCAAGAAAGAGGAAGGAAAGAGATTCAGAAATGAAGAAAATGTAGTCGAATATTATCAGGAAATCGATAAGTTCTTGGCGCAATACCTGAAATAA